One genomic window of Centroberyx gerrardi isolate f3 chromosome 15, fCenGer3.hap1.cur.20231027, whole genome shotgun sequence includes the following:
- the LOC139929655 gene encoding uncharacterized protein LOC139929655, whose translation MEEVEEEASEPVHRVSTYLHVKDNNMALTPVYESITLPRQKTRSAASASSSLSPSSSSSSPSSSGPAPQTTSVSFHPLTRSGSSSIFSSLKRMGKKRKRKRDARRHTIQKIMGVEEQTDEAPIYACEAITYDTQTWPLKEGRRKKSSPKSPASGDGVEPMAYMKNPLLKDIDTECSGEYSITPYAVSEGSSALPSTSQVRSHCRFLSLGSVLSFDLPKDMSLIPSIQDIITIGPPESKKGAVTHPEPRSERHTALSSFKQTRSPPAAAVSSTTGCPETQTVVVKDLPDLQPPPPPALDEDEDQTVPCNDLSKTQFGCSGTISLHEDAEQEWDQMSSELNTSISGREGTSQPSQVPLCVNQAHSPTTATHKHECPSVHTLIQDLNGHQYHKCARPQSVREESPGLQRTQSLSQASHMVVNLKSTMSVSVRQDSVDSGISSSGSFKLCTDAPCPDNLQPKGVVGRLMSLEVGGIDCAKTRVNPQASLTPSPDSAALETEPVHPDHQQFEEEEEELEDIWNRTNGYRQSICSDIMYQPHQEEAAVPSDQSREPSSPPPSPKAQAVLYRKLITASAPNLLVAEFRLPSHIQSLLGYDKEQSPKDQKLPPLAKGDRRSWAAFPNREQACKPSLAVNETASDPVKLPDIEDNKRYIYQYREDEEEDEEVEAKVGEEVEEHTGCSKDQSMSLLSVHMGLDGACRQRMASQSLEDLEKQGQLMATGGRCNTVSGKPELQSMEGTLERKHKLQLGGKKAASRAWNSYHAVLYRHTLCFYQDRKDTLRSSVCGLPLNLIGAECSPAPDYTKKPNCFRLRLRDGSEYLLNASSRFMMKKWMLKIQANTGLSDSVSSISSAPANQDLPVSSNPSFCSGCRGLTKCHCSSRHDVTSTFPRRKPAGAAQAKEIVVLTREFSHMPQSHLKSLDEQSSVSSSDAGCCDDDFGSLRQTMTQRLSAGSRDNSCFSPHSPVSSGQDWLSNKRRSHSFTSATYQKIKPTMQPPGGRGREGGSNYSVTLVIGDKSSDGPSVRRSTEPPLLGAAGWQQDTFQDCALRSYASLPRPRNKSVFKKFFGKKDGHL comes from the exons atggaggaggtggaggaggaggcctCTGAACCGGTCCacagg GTAAGTACCTACTTGCATGTCAAGGATAACAACATGGCTCTGACCCCGGTGTATGAGAGTATCACACTGCCCCGCCAAAAGACCCGCTCTGcagcctcagcctcctcctccttatcgccgtcctcctcctcctcctcgccatCTTCTTCAGGGCCCGCGCCTCAGACGACCAGCGTGTCCTTCCACCCCTTGACGAGGAGCGGCAGCAGCTCCATCTTCAGCAGCCTCAAGAGAATGggcaagaagaggaagaggaagagagacgcACGCAGACACACCATCCAGAAAATCATGGGGGTAGAGGAGCAAACGGACGAGGCGCCTATTTATGCCTGCGAGGCGATCACATACGACACGCAAACGTGGCCGCTGAAGGAGGGCCGGAGGAAGAAGAGTTCCCCAAAGAGCCCAGCCAGTGGGGATGGAGTAGAACCGATGGCCTATATGAAGAATCCCCTGCTGAAGGACATTGATACAGAGTGTTCGGGGGAGTACAGCATCACCCCGTATGCAGTGTCAGAGGGCTCGTCCGCCTTGCCTTCCACAAGTCAGGTGAGGAGCCACTGTAGGTTCCTCTCTTTGGGCTCGGTGCTGAGCTTTGACCTCCCTAAGGACATGAGCCTGATCCCCAGCATCCAGGACATCATTACCATCGGCCCCCCAGAGTCCAAGAAAGGGGCGGTGACCCATCCTGAGCCACGATCCGAGAGACACACAGCCCTAAGCTCATTCAAACAGACTCGATCccctcctgctgcagcagtcagcagcACGACAGGCTGTCCTGAAACACAGACGGTTGTAGTGAAAGATCTGCCTGATCTCCAaccgccgcctcctcctgccCTGGATGAAGACGAGGATCAGACTGTACCATGCAATGACCTATCTAAAACCCAGTTCGGCTGCTCTGGGACCATAAGTCTGCATGAGGATGCAGAACAGGAGtgggaccaaatgtcctcagagCTTAACACCAGCATATCTGGAAGGGAGGGGACGAGCCAACCGTCCCaagtgcctctgtgtgtgaacCAAGCCCACAGTCCCactacagccacacacaaacacgagtGCCCCAGTGTCCATACGCTCATTCAAGACTTAAATGGACACCAGTACCATAAATGCGCAAGACCCCAAAGTGTGCGTGAAGAGAGTCCTGGACTTCAGCGGACCCAGAGTCTGAGTCAGGCTTCTCACATGGTAGTGAATCTGAAGTCAACCATGAGCGTGAGTGTTCGGCAGGACTCGGTGGACTCTGGCATCTCCAGCTCCGGCAGCTTCAAGCTCTGCACAGACGCTCCGTGTCCGGACAACCTGCAGCCCAAGGGGGTGGTAGGGAGGCTCATGTCCCTGGAGGTGGGGGGTATAGACTGCGCAAAAACGCGGGTGAACCCTCAGGCATCCTTGACTCCATCTCCAGACTCAGCAGCGCTAGAAACAGAGCCTGTCCATCCAGACCACCAGCAgtttgaggaggaagaagaggagctggaggacatCTGGAACCGCACCAATGGCTACAGGCAGAGTATCTGCTCTGACATCATGTACCAGCCCCACCAGGAAGAGGCTGCTGTACCCTCGGACCAGTCCAGAGAGCCCTCTTCTCCCCCACCCTCACCTAAGGCCCAGGCCGTACTCTATAGGAAGCTGATCACAGCCTCAGCGCCCAACCTCCTCGTGGCTGAGTTCAGACTGCCGTCCCACATCCAGAGCTTGCTGGGCTACGACAAGGAGCAGAGTCCCAAAGATCAAAAGCTCCCTCCTCTGGCCAAAGGAGACAGGAGGTCCTGGGCCGCCTTTCCCAACAGGGAACAAGCCTGCAAGCCTTCACTGGCAGTGAATGAGACCGCATCCGATCCAGTGAAGCTACCGGACATAGAAGATAATAAAAgatacatttaccaatacagagaggacgaggaggaggatgaggaggtggaggcaaaggtgggggaggaggtggaagagcaCACAGGCTGTTCGAAG GACCAGTCGATGAGTTTACTGTCAGTTCACATGGGTCTGGATGGGGCCTGTCGGCAAAGAATGGCCTCTCAAAGCCTGGAAGATTTGGAGAAGCAGGGACAACTGATGGCCACAGGGGGGCGGTGTAACACTGTG AGTGGAAAGCCTGAGCTCCAGTCTATGGAGGGAACCCTTGAGAGGAAGCATAAGCTGCAGCTGGGaggaaagaaa GCAGCCTCCAGAGCCTGGAACTCCTACCATGCCGTCCTGTATAGACACACCTTGTGCTTCTACCAAGATAGAAAGGATACACTGAGG AGTTCTGTGTGTGGCCTCCCTCTGAACCTCATCGGAGCCGAGTGTTCGCCCGCACCAGACTACACCAAAAAACCCAACTGCTTCCGTCTGCG GTTGCGTGATGGATCGGAATATCTGCTCAATGCCTCCTCGCGCTTCATGATGAAGAAATGGATGCTGAAAATACAAGCAAACACTG GGCTGAGTGACTCTGTGTCCTCAATATCAAGTGCCCCTGCCAATCAAGACCTCCCTGTTTCCTC aaATCCCTCTTTCTGCTCCGGTTGTCGCGGTCTGACCAAGTGCCACTGTTCCTCCCGCCATGATGTCACTTCCACCTTCCCCAGGCGCAAACCCGCCGGCGCCGCCCAAGCCAAAGAGATTGTTGTCCTCACCAGAGAGTTCAGTCACATGCCACAGAGTCATTTAAAGAGCTTGGATGAGCAGTCTTCCGTCTCATCCTCGGATGCAGGTTGCTGTG ATGATGATTTCGGTAGTTTGAGGCAGACAATGACTCAGAGACTGTCTGCAGGATCCAGAGACAACAGTTGTTTCTCCCCTCACTCCCCGGTATCCAGCGGTCAGGACTGGCTCAGCAACAAGCGCCGCTCCCACTCCTTCACTTCAG CGACTTATCAGAAGATCAAGCCGACGATGCAGCCCCCTGGAGGCAGAGGCCGGGAAGGCGGCTCCAACTACTCGGTGACTCTGGTGATAGGAGACAAGTCATCGGACGGCCCATCCGTACGCAGAAGCACTGAGCCTCCCCTGCTGGGCGCGGCGGGATGGCAGCAGGACACCTTCCAGGACTGTGCTCTGAGGAGCTACGCCAGCCTGCCGCGGCCGCGCAACAAGTCCGTCTTCAAGAAGTTCTTTGGGAAAAAGGACGGACACCTCTGA